The following are encoded in a window of Actinomycetes bacterium genomic DNA:
- a CDS encoding PilT/PilU family type 4a pilus ATPase encodes MDALLEHLLANGPVPAEDLRRAARHAEAAGKPLAQALLDLGLLDEQALAATGGSPPAATGVRQSPPQGPPGSGSAPSSGPPTPGSAPPHESPPTPGSAPPYASPPPPGPRSARPAGTGARGRGEEPEVRVTITELLEAMLDAGASDLHLTAGARPAVRVHGRLDQLERYPVLVPGEIRTMVYSILTQRQREKLESDLELDCAHNLPGRARFRLNVYFQRDSVGAAFRLIPVEIKPLEALGIPPQVANLSRLPRGFVLVTGPTGSGKSTTLASLVDLANRERTDHIMTVEDPIEFLHTHKRCLVNQREVGEDTKSFASALKHVLRQDPDIILVGEMRDLETISIALTAAETGHLVFATLHTQDAPQTVDRVIDVFPTNQQQQVRVQLAGAIQGVVCQQLVPTADGSGRAVAVEVMVATPAIRNLVREGKTHQIYSAMQAGGRHGMQTMDQSLADLVGRYRISYDLGLERCHHVEDFNRLCGRAG; translated from the coding sequence ATGGACGCGCTCTTGGAGCATCTGCTCGCCAACGGCCCGGTCCCCGCGGAGGACCTGCGCCGAGCAGCCCGCCACGCCGAGGCCGCCGGCAAACCGCTCGCCCAGGCCCTGCTCGACCTCGGCCTGCTCGACGAGCAGGCACTCGCCGCGACCGGCGGCTCGCCCCCGGCCGCCACCGGCGTGCGCCAGAGTCCACCCCAGGGACCGCCGGGCTCGGGCAGCGCTCCGTCCTCTGGGCCGCCGACCCCGGGGAGTGCCCCGCCCCACGAATCCCCCCCGACCCCGGGGAGTGCCCCGCCCTACGCGTCCCCCCCGCCGCCTGGCCCGAGGAGTGCCCGGCCGGCCGGGACCGGGGCACGGGGCCGGGGCGAGGAGCCCGAGGTGCGGGTCACCATCACCGAGCTGCTCGAGGCGATGCTCGACGCGGGCGCGTCCGACCTGCACCTGACGGCCGGGGCCAGACCGGCCGTGCGCGTCCACGGGCGTCTCGACCAGCTCGAGCGCTACCCGGTGCTGGTGCCCGGCGAGATCCGGACGATGGTCTACTCGATCCTCACCCAGCGCCAGCGCGAGAAGCTCGAGAGCGACCTCGAGCTGGACTGCGCCCACAACCTGCCCGGCCGGGCCCGCTTCCGGCTCAACGTGTACTTCCAGAGGGACTCCGTCGGGGCCGCGTTCCGGCTCATCCCGGTGGAGATCAAACCGCTCGAAGCCCTCGGCATCCCTCCCCAGGTGGCCAACCTGTCCCGCCTGCCCCGCGGGTTCGTGCTGGTCACCGGGCCGACCGGGTCGGGCAAGTCGACCACCCTGGCCTCCCTGGTCGACCTGGCCAACCGCGAGCGGACCGACCACATCATGACCGTGGAGGACCCCATCGAGTTCCTCCACACCCACAAGCGCTGCCTGGTCAACCAGCGCGAGGTGGGCGAGGACACCAAGTCGTTCGCGTCCGCGCTCAAGCACGTCCTGCGCCAGGACCCCGACATCATCCTGGTCGGCGAGATGCGCGACCTGGAGACCATCTCGATCGCGCTCACCGCGGCCGAGACCGGCCACCTCGTGTTCGCCACCCTGCACACCCAGGACGCCCCCCAGACCGTCGACCGGGTGATCGACGTGTTCCCGACCAACCAGCAGCAGCAGGTCAGGGTGCAGCTCGCCGGGGCCATCCAAGGCGTGGTCTGCCAGCAGCTGGTCCCGACCGCCGACGGCTCCGGGCGGGCGGTCGCGGTCGAGGTGATGGTGGCCACCCCGGCCATCCGCAACCTCGTCCGCGAGGGCAAGACCCACCAGATCTACTCGGCCATGCAGGCGGGTGGCCGACACGGCATGCAGACGATGGACCAGTCCCTGGCCGACCTGGTCGGCAGGTACCGCATCAGCTACGACCTCGGGCTCGAACGCTGCCACCACGTGGAGGACTTCAACCGCCTCTGCGGGCGGGCGGGATAA
- a CDS encoding type II secretion system F family protein: MAQTTFVYKVRDQQGKMLDGTLEADSQGAVASRLRQMGYAPVSIEVARQNGLKMEIRLPGSSRVKPKELAVFSRQFATMINSGLSLLRALSILAEQTQNKGLARVIGEVRNEIEQGSALSVALGQHPKVFNRLYVSMIRAGEVGGFLDQVLLKVAETLEKEVELRGKVKSAMTYPVVVFAMVLLIVSAMLIFIVPMFKNLYAQLGGTLPLPTRMLVGISDVVKRFFVFVLVGIALGTFGFKRWLTTPSGRYRMDAFKLKAPVFGPLFHKTALSRFSRTLATLFRSGVPILQALEIVSDTVNNGVMAKAIKDVQDSVREGESLAAPLEKHTVFPPMVVQMMAVGEETGALDTMLAKVADFYDQEVEATVNALTSLIEPILIAVMGAAVGGMVIALYLPMFQIVNLVK, translated from the coding sequence GTGGCCCAGACGACCTTCGTCTACAAGGTCCGCGACCAGCAGGGCAAGATGCTCGACGGCACGCTCGAGGCTGACAGCCAGGGCGCGGTCGCCTCCCGCCTGCGCCAGATGGGCTACGCGCCCGTGTCCATCGAGGTCGCCAGGCAGAACGGCCTGAAGATGGAGATCAGGCTCCCCGGGTCCAGCCGGGTGAAGCCGAAGGAGCTGGCGGTGTTCTCGCGCCAGTTCGCCACCATGATCAACTCCGGCCTGTCGCTGCTGCGGGCGCTGTCGATCCTCGCCGAGCAGACCCAGAACAAGGGCCTGGCCAGGGTCATCGGTGAGGTCCGCAACGAGATCGAGCAGGGCAGCGCGCTCTCGGTCGCCCTCGGCCAGCACCCGAAGGTGTTCAACCGGCTCTACGTCTCGATGATCCGCGCCGGGGAGGTCGGCGGCTTCCTCGACCAGGTGCTCCTCAAGGTCGCCGAGACCCTCGAGAAGGAGGTGGAGCTGCGCGGCAAGGTCAAGTCGGCCATGACCTACCCGGTCGTGGTGTTCGCGATGGTGCTGCTCATCGTGAGCGCGATGCTCATCTTCATCGTGCCGATGTTCAAGAACCTGTACGCGCAGCTCGGCGGCACCCTGCCGCTGCCCACAAGGATGCTGGTCGGCATCTCCGACGTGGTCAAGCGCTTCTTCGTCTTCGTGCTCGTCGGCATCGCGCTGGGCACGTTCGGCTTCAAGCGCTGGCTCACCACCCCGTCCGGCCGCTACCGGATGGACGCGTTCAAGCTCAAGGCGCCGGTGTTCGGCCCGCTGTTCCACAAGACCGCGCTGTCGCGCTTCTCGCGCACCTTGGCCACCCTGTTCCGGTCGGGCGTGCCGATCCTGCAGGCGCTCGAGATCGTCTCCGACACCGTCAACAACGGTGTCATGGCCAAGGCCATCAAGGACGTGCAGGACTCGGTCCGGGAGGGCGAGAGCCTGGCCGCCCCGCTCGAGAAGCACACGGTGTTCCCGCCCATGGTCGTGCAGATGATGGCGGTCGGGGAGGAGACCGGCGCCCTCGACACGATGCTCGCCAAGGTGGCCGACTTCTACGACCAGGAGGTCGAGGCGACCGTCAACGCTCTCACCAGCCTCATCGAGCCGATCCTGATCGCGGTCATGGGCGCCGCCGTCGGCGGCATGGTGATTGCCCTGTACCTACCGATGTTCCAGATCGTGAACCTTGTGAAGTAA
- a CDS encoding DUF499 domain-containing protein, which translates to MPSTAYRLVPWTDVAQPNQDVAGGALDMGTYAVNLARVFRRRPGVPDVYGRPDRFFAATYFTEKLRELLTDVLEVLAGGPGDQVLQLRTPFGGGKTHTLVALLHLARDRDAAAGIAELAGLADPGRVRVAVLSGEELDPLDPFRSDDGQETHTLWGELAAQLGSYDLVAEHDRTGVAPGGDLLHRVLGEGPVLLLLDEVLVYVEKAMAVVRGDSTLGRQAMLFVQALTEVVNTRPCTAMVYSLQASVGEAVGAEGLLSQLDHLVSRIDAKREPVSGDEVMRVVQRRLFADPGDPAVRREVATAYADLIERQLQAQAETDEGRREAAVEARRLEERILASYPFHPALLDLMYHRWGTLPSYQRTRGALQFLASVIHGLWQRGSDSALIGPGEVDLSYEPARGAFFSQVGERERYTAVLDGDVVADGSGAAVVDRRIGADAPALAQLRVGTRMATAIMLYSFGTREGEEKGVLESDLVTATLVPGLDRNVVVAALHDLREEELFLHYTGRRYRFEPVPNLTKLVRDEANKFLALEVLERVRAALEEELGDARNALVWPDSPEKVRDKVPAFTLAYLHPDWSQGEQPLTRFVEGTPGRSRDYRNAVGFVLPDGAQFDRARASARLLLAAESLLKRRAQLGFSPEQVAELKEKLEGAERDLGATLARAYGRAVVPVRASSGSGPYRLDEVDLRSLLAAGRSLDQRVRAALEHRVFDHLTVDKLVALAGLGPDRPVVRCADLVDWFFSYFEFTKLWSTAAIADAIFRGVGDGRFAYATGLEVVYGTAKVRDPKLVRFRELLPVGEIDLSGDAAILTAELAESLVAPPPVAGDAGPPEPDGDGSQPGGDLFTPPAPPPRPVGPTDRITTLALRVRLEGRALYGLTRALSWLREHSSTMDIELTVRVLARDEGFLRSQLTNGVIEPLEEGGVDDTDIHLELS; encoded by the coding sequence ATGCCGAGCACCGCCTACCGCCTGGTTCCCTGGACCGACGTCGCGCAGCCCAACCAGGACGTGGCCGGCGGCGCGCTGGACATGGGGACCTACGCCGTCAACCTCGCGCGGGTGTTCCGGCGCAGGCCAGGCGTGCCGGACGTGTACGGCCGGCCGGACCGGTTCTTCGCCGCGACCTACTTCACCGAGAAGCTGCGCGAGCTGCTGACCGACGTGCTCGAGGTGCTCGCGGGCGGTCCGGGCGACCAGGTGCTGCAGCTCCGCACCCCGTTCGGCGGGGGCAAGACCCACACGCTGGTCGCGCTGCTGCACCTGGCTCGCGACCGGGACGCGGCGGCGGGGATCGCCGAGCTGGCGGGCCTGGCCGATCCTGGTCGCGTGCGGGTCGCCGTCCTCTCCGGCGAGGAGCTGGATCCTCTGGACCCGTTCCGGTCGGACGACGGGCAGGAGACGCATACCCTCTGGGGGGAGCTGGCTGCCCAGCTCGGCAGCTACGACCTGGTCGCCGAGCACGACCGGACGGGCGTGGCGCCTGGCGGGGACCTGCTGCATCGCGTGCTCGGCGAGGGGCCGGTGCTGCTGCTGCTCGACGAGGTGCTGGTCTATGTCGAGAAGGCCATGGCGGTCGTCCGTGGGGACTCCACGCTGGGGCGGCAGGCGATGCTGTTCGTCCAGGCGCTGACCGAGGTGGTCAACACCCGGCCGTGCACCGCCATGGTCTACAGCTTGCAGGCCAGCGTCGGCGAGGCGGTCGGGGCGGAGGGCCTGCTCAGCCAGCTCGACCACCTGGTCAGCCGGATCGACGCCAAGAGGGAGCCGGTCTCCGGCGACGAGGTCATGCGGGTGGTGCAGCGGCGCCTGTTCGCCGACCCGGGCGACCCGGCCGTGCGCCGTGAGGTCGCCACGGCCTATGCCGACCTGATCGAGCGCCAACTCCAGGCGCAGGCCGAGACCGACGAGGGCAGGCGGGAGGCAGCGGTCGAGGCTCGGAGGCTCGAGGAGCGCATCCTCGCCTCGTACCCGTTCCACCCGGCGCTGCTCGACCTGATGTACCACCGCTGGGGCACGCTCCCGAGCTACCAGCGGACCCGGGGCGCTCTCCAGTTCCTGGCGAGCGTCATCCACGGTCTGTGGCAGCGAGGGAGCGACAGCGCGCTCATCGGCCCCGGTGAGGTGGACCTCAGCTACGAGCCGGCCCGGGGGGCGTTCTTCAGCCAGGTCGGCGAGCGCGAGCGCTACACCGCCGTCCTCGACGGCGACGTCGTCGCCGACGGCTCCGGCGCTGCCGTGGTCGACAGGCGCATCGGCGCGGACGCCCCGGCGCTGGCGCAGCTCCGAGTTGGCACGCGCATGGCCACCGCGATCATGCTCTACAGCTTCGGCACGCGCGAGGGCGAGGAGAAGGGCGTGCTCGAGAGCGACCTCGTCACGGCGACGCTCGTACCCGGGCTGGACCGCAACGTCGTCGTTGCGGCCCTGCACGACCTGCGCGAGGAGGAGCTGTTCCTCCACTACACCGGCCGGCGGTACCGCTTCGAGCCGGTCCCGAACCTGACCAAGCTCGTGCGCGACGAGGCCAACAAGTTTCTGGCCCTGGAGGTCCTCGAGCGGGTCCGCGCCGCACTCGAGGAGGAGTTGGGCGACGCCCGGAATGCGCTCGTATGGCCGGACAGTCCCGAGAAGGTGCGCGACAAGGTGCCCGCGTTCACGCTCGCCTACCTGCACCCGGACTGGAGCCAAGGCGAGCAGCCACTTACCCGCTTCGTGGAAGGCACCCCCGGCCGGAGCCGTGACTACCGCAACGCGGTCGGCTTCGTCCTGCCCGATGGCGCCCAGTTCGACCGCGCCCGGGCGTCCGCGCGCCTGCTGCTCGCGGCTGAGTCCCTGCTCAAGCGTCGGGCGCAGCTCGGTTTCAGCCCGGAGCAGGTCGCCGAGCTGAAGGAGAAGCTCGAGGGCGCCGAGCGCGACCTCGGCGCCACGCTCGCCCGGGCCTACGGCCGCGCCGTCGTGCCGGTGCGGGCGTCGAGCGGGTCAGGACCGTACCGGCTCGACGAGGTCGACCTCCGCTCCCTGCTTGCCGCCGGCCGCTCCCTCGACCAGCGGGTCCGCGCCGCGCTCGAGCACCGAGTGTTCGACCACCTTACCGTCGACAAGCTGGTCGCGCTGGCCGGGCTGGGCCCGGACCGCCCGGTGGTCCGCTGCGCCGACCTGGTGGACTGGTTCTTCAGCTACTTCGAGTTCACCAAGCTGTGGAGCACCGCGGCGATCGCCGATGCCATCTTCCGGGGTGTCGGGGACGGCCGGTTTGCGTATGCCACCGGACTCGAGGTCGTGTACGGTACCGCCAAGGTACGTGACCCGAAGCTCGTGCGCTTCCGGGAGCTGCTGCCGGTGGGGGAAATCGATCTGAGCGGCGACGCCGCGATCCTCACCGCCGAACTCGCCGAGTCCCTGGTCGCACCCCCACCCGTCGCCGGCGACGCCGGGCCGCCAGAACCGGATGGCGACGGCTCTCAGCCGGGCGGCGACCTGTTCACGCCGCCAGCGCCGCCACCTCGCCCGGTCGGTCCGACCGACCGGATCACAACTCTTGCGTTGCGGGTACGGCTGGAGGGACGCGCGCTGTACGGCCTCACCCGAGCGCTCTCGTGGCTCCGCGAACACTCGAGCACGATGGACATCGAGCTCACGGTCCGCGTGCTCGCAAGGGACGAGGGCTTTCTGCGTAGTCAGCTCACCAACGGGGTCATCGAGCCGCTCGAGGAAGGTGGCGTCGACGACACCGACATCCACCTGGAACTCTCGTGA
- a CDS encoding DUF1156 domain-containing protein produces the protein MPLNGRRLIEDVLPIEAINQVAQREKIGHAAHHPRKLHLWWARRPLAAARAAVYAALVPAEGRGRTPAEEAAFFTALCRWGGPERTIDQARQEVLAANGGVPPKVLDMFAGGGAIPLEAARLGCEATAVELNPVAHLIERCMLEFPQRFPGLADDVRRWGRVWVARAWEQLADLYPPVGPGSGQQRLDNGADGGARRPLAYLWTRTVRCPNPALAEHRVPLVRQTWLARKRGRAVALRTVIDRASLSVRYELAEAASESGLGFNPAAGSSRGQATCPICGATVDADHVKAEGVAGRMDVVPLAAAVLKPSGRGRDYLPAGSYPLPDDAECDRRLKALDVMPLDELLPAKDTKNFWVPQYGLTRFRDLFTSRQLLTLSTLAAGVRQTHEEMVASGVDAERADAVACCLGLTLDRLADRGGTLCRWDVGNETAMNTFARQALPMVWDFVEPAPFGGAAGDASSNVDITAEIMQGLANVPRRSVVIRSSATSLPLPEASQDAVITDPPYYDNISYADLSDFFYVWLKRSVGFLYPDDLGGELAPKRNEAVVAPYRHHGDRGEARRFYEQMMARSFAEAHRVLKPGAPLVCIYAHKTTLGWSTLVDALRQAGFEITEAWPLDTEMPARSIGQGTASLASSIFLVARKRAPGVAPGVEAEVLAELDEVIRERLDRLTEAGISGSDLVIATVGAGLRPFTRYERVERENGEPLDAERFLVLVQNRVLDAIFGGLAGADPATRFYIAGQFSYGYGSVPFAEANNLAYMTGVELDEPRGLTAGRNPLVAKKGSTVALRDFEERGSDAHLGVPDELGPGRPPLIDVAHGILWRAEYHSGELKDYLAGTRPDVDLLRTVIQALAGKALRSKLDNGKAPEAAAAERLLVSWRRLIDDNLFR, from the coding sequence GTGCCGCTGAACGGCCGCCGGCTGATCGAGGACGTGCTCCCGATCGAGGCGATCAACCAGGTCGCCCAGCGGGAGAAGATCGGACACGCCGCCCACCACCCCCGGAAGCTCCACCTGTGGTGGGCCCGGCGCCCGCTGGCCGCCGCGCGGGCCGCCGTGTACGCCGCGCTCGTGCCTGCCGAGGGGCGGGGTCGCACCCCGGCCGAGGAGGCGGCGTTCTTCACCGCCCTGTGCCGCTGGGGTGGCCCTGAGCGCACCATCGACCAGGCCCGGCAAGAGGTGCTCGCCGCCAACGGCGGCGTCCCCCCGAAGGTGCTCGACATGTTCGCAGGGGGTGGCGCGATACCGCTGGAAGCCGCCCGCCTGGGCTGCGAGGCCACCGCGGTCGAGCTGAACCCGGTCGCGCACCTGATCGAGCGCTGCATGCTCGAGTTCCCCCAGCGCTTCCCCGGCCTCGCCGACGACGTCCGCCGCTGGGGCCGCGTCTGGGTCGCACGCGCCTGGGAGCAGCTCGCCGACCTCTATCCGCCGGTCGGTCCGGGGAGCGGGCAGCAGCGGCTCGACAACGGCGCCGACGGGGGTGCCCGCCGTCCGCTCGCCTACCTGTGGACACGCACGGTGCGCTGCCCCAACCCCGCTCTTGCCGAGCACCGTGTGCCCCTGGTGCGCCAAACCTGGCTCGCCCGCAAGCGCGGGCGTGCCGTCGCCCTGCGCACGGTCATCGACCGGGCCAGCCTGTCGGTGCGCTACGAATTGGCCGAGGCGGCGTCGGAGTCGGGCCTCGGCTTCAACCCCGCCGCCGGGTCCAGCCGCGGCCAGGCCACCTGCCCGATCTGCGGCGCCACGGTCGATGCCGACCACGTCAAGGCCGAGGGCGTGGCCGGCCGCATGGACGTCGTCCCTCTAGCTGCGGCGGTCCTCAAGCCGTCTGGCCGCGGCCGGGATTACCTGCCCGCCGGGTCCTACCCCCTCCCCGACGACGCCGAGTGCGACCGCCGGCTCAAGGCGCTCGATGTCATGCCGCTGGACGAGCTACTGCCGGCGAAGGATACGAAGAACTTTTGGGTGCCACAGTATGGCTTAACTCGCTTCCGTGACCTATTCACCTCGCGCCAGCTTCTTACCCTCAGCACGCTCGCCGCAGGAGTCCGCCAGACGCACGAGGAGATGGTCGCGTCGGGGGTGGACGCGGAGCGCGCGGATGCGGTGGCGTGTTGCCTTGGCCTGACGTTGGATCGTCTTGCCGACCGGGGCGGCACGCTGTGTCGGTGGGACGTGGGAAACGAGACTGCGATGAATACGTTCGCACGCCAAGCCTTGCCCATGGTGTGGGACTTCGTCGAACCTGCACCGTTTGGTGGGGCTGCGGGCGATGCGAGCAGCAACGTAGACATCACTGCCGAGATCATGCAGGGGTTGGCCAACGTTCCGCGTCGGAGTGTGGTGATCCGTTCTTCTGCCACCTCACTGCCGCTTCCGGAAGCATCCCAGGACGCTGTCATCACCGACCCGCCCTATTACGACAACATCAGCTACGCTGACCTCTCGGACTTCTTCTACGTCTGGCTCAAGCGCTCGGTCGGATTCCTCTATCCCGACGATCTCGGCGGCGAGCTGGCGCCAAAGCGGAACGAGGCAGTGGTCGCGCCCTACCGCCACCACGGCGATCGGGGGGAAGCCCGCAGGTTCTACGAGCAAATGATGGCGCGGTCGTTCGCAGAGGCCCACCGCGTGCTCAAGCCGGGCGCGCCGCTGGTCTGCATCTACGCCCACAAGACGACGCTCGGCTGGTCGACGCTGGTGGATGCGCTGCGGCAGGCTGGGTTTGAGATCACCGAGGCGTGGCCGCTGGACACCGAGATGCCCGCACGGTCGATCGGGCAGGGGACTGCAAGCCTTGCCTCCTCCATCTTCCTGGTCGCCCGGAAGCGGGCCCCCGGCGTCGCCCCCGGCGTCGAGGCAGAGGTCCTGGCGGAGCTGGACGAGGTTATCCGCGAGCGGCTGGATCGCCTTACCGAAGCGGGGATCTCCGGGTCAGACCTCGTCATCGCGACGGTCGGGGCGGGGCTGCGGCCGTTCACGCGCTACGAGCGAGTGGAGCGGGAGAACGGCGAGCCGCTCGACGCGGAGCGGTTCCTGGTGCTGGTGCAGAACCGCGTGCTCGATGCCATCTTCGGCGGGCTCGCGGGCGCCGACCCCGCCACCCGCTTCTACATCGCGGGCCAGTTCAGCTACGGCTATGGATCGGTGCCATTCGCCGAGGCCAATAACCTCGCCTACATGACCGGGGTGGAGCTGGACGAGCCGCGCGGCCTGACCGCGGGCCGCAACCCGCTGGTTGCCAAGAAGGGATCCACCGTCGCCCTGCGCGACTTCGAGGAGCGCGGCTCCGACGCGCACCTCGGCGTCCCGGACGAGCTTGGACCGGGTCGCCCGCCGCTGATCGACGTCGCCCACGGCATCCTCTGGCGGGCCGAGTACCACTCCGGGGAGCTCAAGGACTACCTGGCTGGTACCCGGCCAGACGTGGACCTGCTGCGCACCGTGATCCAGGCGCTCGCTGGCAAGGCGCTCCGCTCCAAGCTCGACAACGGCAAGGCGCCCGAGGCGGCCGCCGCAGAGCGCCTGCTGGTGTCCTGGCGCCGGCTGATCGACGACAACCTGTTCCGCTAG
- a CDS encoding NYN domain-containing protein, with protein MADLCGQARNRQVELRGHFPAPVRIEVAELIGEDLYLLRVRTVAGVPDETTLTGTELAEALDQAPVAISVVAAQDLFRWVESHRIRLAFAHDPCFAVSLSGIRGLPHQIEAGLTGTPGSLPLPYQPPAAESASLRIRPPGSPLAAPRIFCRLAGRGRGVRVNRVRVFIDYWNFQLAWNRTIGKGCDWRELPRALVRHTGELFETVGADANLTLERTTLYASVDPDADANLRRWLTATISRFPSYTVRVYDRRARRDSIHCRLCKVATGACPNCGEPYVRRPEKGVDSAIVTDLLSLAWEDAYDVAILVTSDADFVPAVERVQERGVKVVNAAWRHRGHELQRTCWASFAIDEIEEELCR; from the coding sequence ATGGCCGACCTCTGTGGGCAGGCCCGCAATCGTCAGGTCGAACTGCGTGGGCACTTCCCTGCTCCGGTGCGCATCGAGGTCGCCGAGCTGATCGGTGAGGACCTGTACCTCTTGCGAGTGCGCACCGTGGCCGGCGTGCCGGACGAGACCACGCTCACCGGCACCGAGCTCGCCGAGGCGCTCGACCAAGCCCCCGTCGCGATCTCCGTGGTCGCAGCTCAGGATCTCTTCCGCTGGGTCGAGAGCCATCGCATCCGGCTCGCGTTCGCCCACGACCCCTGCTTCGCGGTCTCCCTCAGCGGCATCCGCGGGCTGCCCCACCAGATCGAGGCGGGCTTGACAGGGACGCCAGGGTCGCTACCATTGCCGTATCAACCTCCCGCAGCGGAGTCAGCTTCGCTGCGTATTCGACCCCCGGGGAGCCCGCTGGCGGCTCCCCGTATCTTTTGCCGCCTGGCGGGTCGAGGGAGGGGGGTGCGCGTGAACCGGGTCCGGGTCTTCATCGACTACTGGAACTTCCAGCTTGCCTGGAACCGGACCATCGGCAAGGGTTGCGACTGGCGAGAGTTGCCCCGCGCGCTCGTACGACACACCGGTGAACTCTTCGAGACGGTGGGTGCCGACGCGAATCTCACCCTTGAGCGGACGACCCTCTACGCATCGGTGGACCCGGACGCCGACGCCAACCTGCGTCGGTGGCTGACAGCAACCATCAGTCGCTTCCCCAGCTACACGGTCAGGGTGTATGACCGCCGCGCCCGCCGCGACTCGATCCACTGCCGGCTCTGCAAGGTCGCCACCGGCGCCTGCCCGAACTGCGGCGAGCCCTACGTCCGCCGACCTGAGAAAGGTGTGGACAGTGCCATCGTCACCGACCTCCTCTCCCTGGCCTGGGAGGACGCGTACGACGTGGCGATCCTCGTCACCAGCGACGCCGACTTCGTCCCGGCGGTCGAGCGCGTGCAGGAGCGCGGGGTCAAGGTGGTCAACGCCGCCTGGCGCCACCGCGGGCACGAGCTGCAGCGCACATGCTGGGCGAGCTTTGCCATCGACGAGATCGAGGAGGAGCTGTGCCGCTGA
- the ruvX gene encoding Holliday junction resolvase RuvX has translation MARMTGRVLGLDVGSRRLGVAVSDPSGTVASPLATLQRRGPAEDASALGRLAAEQEAATVVVGLPLTLAGREGPAAAAVRAYVGELRPLLPGLVFDLVDERLSTAAAERALISGGVRRQGRRAVVDQVAASLFLQTWLDRARSGEDAPGRQLGGRG, from the coding sequence CTGGCCCGGATGACCGGTCGCGTCCTCGGCCTGGACGTCGGCAGCCGCCGGCTCGGCGTCGCCGTGTCCGACCCGAGCGGCACGGTCGCCTCGCCCCTGGCCACGCTGCAGCGGCGCGGCCCGGCCGAGGACGCGAGCGCCCTCGGCCGGCTCGCGGCCGAGCAGGAGGCGGCCACGGTGGTGGTCGGGCTCCCGCTCACCCTGGCCGGCCGGGAGGGCCCGGCCGCCGCCGCGGTGCGCGCCTACGTCGGCGAGCTCCGGCCGCTCCTGCCCGGCCTGGTCTTCGACCTGGTCGACGAGCGGCTCTCGACCGCCGCGGCGGAGCGGGCGCTGATCTCGGGGGGCGTCCGCCGCCAGGGCCGGCGGGCCGTGGTCGACCAGGTCGCCGCCAGCCTCTTCCTGCAGACTTGGCTCGACAGGGCGCGGTCGGGGGAGGATGCGCCCGGTCGGCAGCTAGGAGGTCGCGGGTGA
- the mltG gene encoding endolytic transglycosylase MltG, which yields MTTRVERRVRRRRRSRGLVVVLAFLVLVSGVLYGAFTLTRGRDGPKVAAGKPVTLTVLAGQGTREIATELERLGVVDSAGRFRRVAADRGLDSALRPGSYSLATGMPVDQVLDIMAKGPGGIALTIPEGFTQNQIVEKLVTVGRFKRAEVLAAMRGQKLIAPHRPKGKPLEGLLFPQTYEIKKDDTPATVVQAMLDQLQAVLANYDLSARPGGVKLTPYEILIVASMIEREAKLPGDRPKVAAVIYNRLRRDMPLQVDATIQYAWRLRGKVKTRLSLEDLKIGSPYNTYRNVGLPPTPIASPGEESIQAALQPSNANWLYYVVVAADGRSAFTADYQQFLKLKEQAKADGVA from the coding sequence GTGACCACGAGGGTGGAACGGCGGGTGCGGAGGCGCCGCCGCAGCCGCGGCCTGGTCGTCGTCCTTGCCTTCCTGGTGCTGGTCAGCGGCGTGCTGTACGGGGCGTTCACGCTCACCAGGGGCCGGGACGGGCCGAAGGTGGCGGCCGGCAAGCCGGTCACGCTGACCGTGCTCGCCGGCCAGGGCACCCGGGAGATCGCCACCGAGCTCGAGCGGCTCGGGGTGGTGGACAGTGCCGGGCGCTTCCGCCGGGTGGCCGCCGACCGCGGCCTGGACAGCGCGCTCCGGCCCGGCAGCTACTCGCTCGCCACCGGGATGCCGGTCGACCAGGTGCTCGACATCATGGCCAAAGGGCCGGGGGGCATCGCGCTGACCATCCCGGAGGGTTTCACCCAGAACCAGATTGTCGAGAAGCTGGTGACGGTGGGCCGCTTCAAGCGGGCCGAGGTCCTCGCCGCCATGCGCGGCCAGAAGCTGATCGCGCCCCACCGGCCCAAGGGCAAGCCGCTCGAAGGCCTGCTGTTCCCCCAGACCTACGAGATCAAGAAGGACGACACCCCGGCAACGGTCGTCCAGGCCATGCTCGACCAGCTCCAGGCCGTGCTCGCCAACTACGACCTGAGCGCGCGCCCGGGCGGCGTGAAGCTGACTCCCTACGAGATCCTCATCGTGGCCAGCATGATCGAGCGGGAGGCGAAGCTGCCCGGCGACCGGCCCAAGGTGGCCGCCGTCATCTACAACCGGCTCCGGCGCGACATGCCGCTCCAGGTCGACGCGACCATCCAGTACGCCTGGCGACTGCGGGGCAAGGTCAAGACCCGGCTCAGCCTCGAGGACCTCAAGATCGGCTCGCCGTACAACACCTACCGCAACGTCGGCCTGCCCCCGACCCCGATCGCCTCGCCCGGCGAGGAGTCCATCCAGGCCGCGCTGCAGCCGTCCAACGCCAACTGGCTCTACTACGTAGTCGTGGCGGCCGACGGCCGCAGCGCCTTCACGGCCGACTACCAGCAGTTCCTCAAGCTCAAGGAGCAGGCCAAGGCCGACGGGGTGGCGTGA